TTGCGGCTGCGTCGGCAAGCAAGCGCAAAAACCAAGCCTCACGTCTATTAAGTGGCTCCATCAAAAGGCGTGTGCCACACTTGACAGCATACTCACCTAGTTCGGGTAGCAAATCAACAAGTATCTGGCGACCTTCCACATGCCCGAGCTTAGTTTGACCATTAAAAGCAGGGACAAAGATTAAACCAGTTGAACCTAGTTCGCCTGCAGCTGTTAGAATTTCTTTCATCGTCGTAATAGCTTTCTGACGTTCAGATTCCTGATCGCTAATCAATGCACCATCGAAACCTGCACATATTGCGCTTACCTTAATCTTTGAGTTTTTTAAAGCTTTCTTTATCTCCGCCACTCTTTCACTAAGGCCGCGCCCGCCTATTTCGATGCCCTCAAAACCCCATTTTTCCATCTTTGCAATCCGCTCTTGGAGGTCCTTGCCTGGAATGATTCGCTCTTGGCTGGAAAGCTTAAGCACTGCTTTCTGTTTTGCTTCTTTCGCTTCAACCTCTGGAAAACTTAGCGCAAGGCTGGCGCCCCCTAGCGCTGCAGCTGTCATCAGTTCACGCCTATTTAATTTCATACCTAACCTCCTGTGCGCTCATTTATTCTTTCGATGATAGAGATTTTTGTCAATTGTTTACTAAATAAAAGGAGTCTTTCCAGGCATAGCAACTGGTGCAACTGGAAGCGGACCGAACTCTAGCTTTGGTGGCATTAGGTCTTCCTTCGAATTGAGTGCCTGCTCCCAAGTTATCTCCTGCCCTGTATAGGCTGACATTCTACCCATGATTGCGGTAAGGCAGCTTTCGGCTATTTGTTTTGCTTCGTTCAACGGTTTTCCTGAACGAATACTTTCAATCAAGTCCTTATTTTCTTGAACATATGGACTTGGATTCGCACCTTCGTACTTCCATTCAATCTCTCCGCGAATCATATTGGCGCAGTTCGACCACCCTTTCGTTCCTATTACACGTTCCGAAACATTGTTGGCGCAACCATCAATTTGCCGACACATGCTCATCACATGGACGCCATTTGGATATTCGTAGTCAATGCAAAAATGATCGTAGATATGTCCATATGCCGGGTCCGTACGAACTTGGCGCCCTCCCATACCAACACATTTTACGGGATGGGCTTGGAGTGCCCAATTAATTACGTCCAGATTGTGAACATGCTGCTCGACAATATGATCACCCGATAGCCAAGTAAAGTATAGCCAATTCCTACACTGCCACTCCATGTCCGTCCATTCCGGCTTACGCCCATGATTCCAAAGGCCACCTTGATTCCAATAACATGTTCCAGACACTATATCGCCTATTGCGCCCTCGTGAATCCTTTTTATTGTCTCTATATAGGAAAGCTGATGTCTTCTTTGCGTTCCAGCAACTATACCAAGTCCCTTCTGAGCAGCAATTTCGCCACATTCCAACACTGTTCTCACCCCAGGAGCATCAACAGCAACCGGCTTTTCCATGAACACATGTTTTCCAGCTTCAACAGCGGCTTTAAGATGTGATGGGCGGAAACCTGGAGGAGAGGCAAGTATCACCATATCCACGCCAGCATTGATGACTTTAAGATAGTTGTCGAAGCCCGTAAAGCACCGTTCGCGCGAGATATCCACGTTATTCTTAAGCTTCTCATCTTCTGTTAACCGTTTGAAGCAGCTATCAAGGCGGTCCTGAAAAAGATCCCCAAGCGCAACAATTTTCACAGGCAATCCAGTTTCGATGCAGTTAATAGCCGCGCCCGTACCACGTCCGCCACATCCAATCACACCGATTCGCATTACGTCGGACCCTGCAGCCCAGGCTCCCTGAGCAATTTTCGCTGCTCCGGTAGTCAAAAGCACCGCTGAAGCAGCCGACCCTTTTAGAAAGCCCCTTCGTGAAATCGAATCCTTCTTTTGCACTTTGATTCACCCTTTCATGCGAAAATTGATAAATCTCATTTGCAATACTTACTTCACCCTGATTACCCTAAAACCTGCAAATGGTGCGTCGGAAAGCCACCACTTGCTCTTTGGGCTTTGAGGGTCATTTGCCTGCCACGATTCGTCTTGATACTTCCGCGCTGTGGGCGATATTGTTTTCGCCATATCATCGAATGCACCACCACAGAGTACCGGTTTCCCCGACAAATCCGTACACCATTCCGCGACATTTCCAAGCATGTCATAGATTCCCCATGCATTTGGAGATTTTTTTCCAACTGGCTGAGTCTTTTCCTGCCAAAACCAAGCAAACTCTGCAAGTTTATCTTTTTCAGGAGGAGGCATCCCAGCACGGCAAGCATATTCCCACTCTGCTTCGGTTGGCAAGCGATACTTTCGGCCAGTTTTTGCCGAAAGCCACTTGCAGTATTGTTCAGCGCCAAAATAGGAAACATTTATTGCTGGATAGCCTTTATGTCCAAATCCGCGATCAACCGTCCCGTAAGGTTTGCTTGGCCTAGAAACGGCATCCTTGTTTTCTGACGTCCCTTCTGGCACATCGAGCTTAAACACAAAAACATCATACTCATCCCACGTGACCTCTGTCTTGCCAATCCAGAAAGGCTTTATCTTAATTCGCTTAGTTGCACCCTTCTTCGCCGGGTCGGGCATTAGAATCTCACCACCTGGGACACCGACCATTTCAAATTTTACAAGCGTTCCAGGAATCCTTTCTGTATAAGAAATGGGACGCTCTTCTGGTTGTTTATTCGCCCCCTCAGCCTTTATAAGGCACATCATGATGACCATTAT
The window above is part of the Armatimonadota bacterium genome. Proteins encoded here:
- a CDS encoding sugar phosphate isomerase/epimerase; its protein translation is MKLNRRELMTAAALGGASLALSFPEVEAKEAKQKAVLKLSSQERIIPGKDLQERIAKMEKWGFEGIEIGGRGLSERVAEIKKALKNSKIKVSAICAGFDGALISDQESERQKAITTMKEILTAAGELGSTGLIFVPAFNGQTKLGHVEGRQILVDLLPELGEYAVKCGTRLLMEPLNRREAWFLRLLADAAAICRDVNHPGVCMMGDFYHMNIEEPSDLGAFISSGKYLHHVHLASAKRKLPGQDERDFRDGFKGLKMIGFQDYCSLECGVEGDPEAEIPKSVKFLKKQWEEA
- a CDS encoding Gfo/Idh/MocA family oxidoreductase — encoded protein: MQKKDSISRRGFLKGSAASAVLLTTGAAKIAQGAWAAGSDVMRIGVIGCGGRGTGAAINCIETGLPVKIVALGDLFQDRLDSCFKRLTEDEKLKNNVDISRERCFTGFDNYLKVINAGVDMVILASPPGFRPSHLKAAVEAGKHVFMEKPVAVDAPGVRTVLECGEIAAQKGLGIVAGTQRRHQLSYIETIKRIHEGAIGDIVSGTCYWNQGGLWNHGRKPEWTDMEWQCRNWLYFTWLSGDHIVEQHVHNLDVINWALQAHPVKCVGMGGRQVRTDPAYGHIYDHFCIDYEYPNGVHVMSMCRQIDGCANNVSERVIGTKGWSNCANMIRGEIEWKYEGANPSPYVQENKDLIESIRSGKPLNEAKQIAESCLTAIMGRMSAYTGQEITWEQALNSKEDLMPPKLEFGPLPVAPVAMPGKTPFI
- a CDS encoding formylglycine-generating enzyme family protein translates to MVIMMCLIKAEGANKQPEERPISYTERIPGTLVKFEMVGVPGGEILMPDPAKKGATKRIKIKPFWIGKTEVTWDEYDVFVFKLDVPEGTSENKDAVSRPSKPYGTVDRGFGHKGYPAINVSYFGAEQYCKWLSAKTGRKYRLPTEAEWEYACRAGMPPPEKDKLAEFAWFWQEKTQPVGKKSPNAWGIYDMLGNVAEWCTDLSGKPVLCGGAFDDMAKTISPTARKYQDESWQANDPQSPKSKWWLSDAPFAGFRVIRVK